The Candidatus Phaeomarinobacter ectocarpi genome includes a region encoding these proteins:
- a CDS encoding autotransporter domain-containing protein codes for MKTGFQAAVGSVAGLGMAAVFGAALVTGSATPAAAQSASSCNGGNVSGFNRTAAAGGAANINQSGTFFVGDVITATVTGIVLSVAVDVNPGNNLLIFINGATGSGSFTIPSTGTFTINGALNAGGGGGASLLFTCVSGAGADGTDGASQTDIEQTVDNADAASAALEEEAARQLLEEGFDLDPNEGLGLGLSDQERADISDRLKEIEEREAELGAAIQQADQSLEELAEARDNAREATEDKTSKSGAEILAEIFVPGFDPVKARNEGAYERRLEMIEEGELKVSGERAQAVTELGELLKEKRTLENAILLDRSPSAPIPFVANASADRFEREFQDIVRHFDEPNGAPDVQELSFDRTLTKKTVAWVRASFTRYKQGDATQQKGDTVVAAVGVHHDFWEDIRLGTFVTTKWSDVKAPLNNLDIDTRGYSLGVFGRYKIDGLALKATVRYGISDSDISVANTTGSYDSNLIDLTLGVSGRDDWSNGIWVQHSTSFSSTWSHRDGYTNSVGTRIGDNDLWSGRVSHGPTIGTTIENEGIFTVIEPALGATANYNWTNRDSQSGNVATSDDDYFSLAVTPQLSVTTEGGASLDVYTSVFGIGADVDGWSVGGTFSLPLN; via the coding sequence ATGAAAACGGGTTTTCAAGCGGCGGTGGGCAGCGTCGCCGGTCTTGGTATGGCGGCTGTTTTTGGGGCCGCACTTGTGACTGGGAGCGCGACACCTGCGGCGGCGCAGTCGGCGTCGTCGTGCAATGGCGGCAATGTCTCGGGCTTCAACCGCACGGCTGCGGCTGGCGGCGCGGCCAACATCAATCAAAGCGGCACTTTCTTTGTCGGTGACGTCATCACGGCGACGGTGACCGGCATTGTCCTGTCTGTCGCTGTGGATGTGAACCCTGGCAACAACCTGCTGATCTTCATCAATGGCGCCACGGGCTCGGGCAGCTTCACCATTCCCTCGACGGGCACGTTCACCATCAACGGCGCGTTGAATGCAGGTGGCGGCGGTGGGGCCAGCCTTCTCTTTACGTGTGTGTCCGGTGCTGGAGCGGACGGAACAGATGGCGCGTCGCAAACGGATATCGAGCAAACGGTAGACAATGCCGATGCCGCGTCAGCAGCGCTTGAAGAAGAAGCAGCTCGTCAATTGCTGGAAGAGGGCTTTGATCTCGATCCGAATGAAGGTCTGGGTCTTGGCCTTTCAGATCAGGAACGCGCTGATATCTCTGACCGTCTGAAGGAAATTGAGGAACGTGAAGCAGAACTGGGCGCAGCAATCCAGCAGGCGGATCAGAGCCTCGAAGAGCTCGCAGAGGCGAGAGACAATGCCAGGGAGGCGACGGAAGACAAGACCAGCAAATCAGGAGCTGAAATCCTTGCGGAGATTTTTGTTCCCGGTTTTGACCCTGTGAAAGCTCGCAACGAGGGTGCCTATGAGCGACGTCTTGAGATGATCGAAGAGGGCGAGCTCAAAGTCTCTGGCGAACGCGCACAAGCGGTTACTGAGCTGGGCGAACTGCTTAAGGAAAAAAGGACTCTGGAGAATGCCATTTTGCTGGATAGGAGCCCATCTGCACCTATTCCGTTTGTTGCCAATGCCTCCGCTGACCGGTTCGAGCGTGAGTTTCAGGACATTGTCAGGCACTTCGATGAGCCAAACGGGGCGCCTGATGTTCAGGAATTGTCGTTTGACCGCACGCTGACTAAAAAGACGGTCGCCTGGGTGCGTGCGTCGTTTACCCGTTACAAACAGGGAGATGCCACCCAGCAGAAGGGCGACACCGTGGTTGCGGCCGTGGGTGTTCACCATGACTTCTGGGAGGACATCCGGCTTGGCACATTTGTCACCACCAAATGGTCGGATGTGAAGGCACCGCTCAACAACCTTGATATTGATACGCGCGGTTATTCGCTGGGTGTGTTTGGTCGCTACAAGATTGACGGGCTGGCTCTAAAGGCAACTGTTCGCTACGGCATTTCTGATAGCGATATTTCTGTTGCCAACACGACGGGCTCCTATGACTCAAATCTCATTGATCTGACTCTGGGCGTGTCCGGCAGAGACGACTGGTCCAATGGCATCTGGGTCCAGCATTCGACGTCATTCTCGTCCACGTGGTCGCATCGTGATGGCTACACAAACTCGGTCGGCACGCGCATTGGTGACAATGATTTGTGGTCCGGTCGTGTTTCACACGGTCCAACGATCGGGACGACGATTGAGAATGAAGGCATCTTCACTGTGATCGAGCCTGCTCTTGGCGCTACGGCAAACTACAACTGGACCAACAGGGACAGTCAGTCTGGCAATGTGGCAACGAGTGATGACGACTATTTCAGCCTCGCTGTGACGCCGCAGCTCTCCGTGACCACAGAGGGTGGAGCATCGCTTGACGTTTACACCAGCGTTTTTGGTATCGGAGCGGATGTAGACGGTTGGTCAGTCGGCGGTACGTTCTCACTGCCGCTCAACTAG
- a CDS encoding DUF3298 and DUF4163 domain-containing protein: MQSIKTPQFESTITVAPKIVMEPGLGSDLVSSSVEAAKKLAVFAAEDAEASPEFFRPYLVDERWEVTLFNSTFVSVLGSHWMFTGGAHGNVDFSSFIWRRRAKDEAEGGGEYVPLEALFADGMGKDAPIWDVLGRNLLAQWEAEWVKRIGQPLGENDEAWRESAKRALAYHAEYKPVATLLPSTQSEKSGGLTFHYAPYIMGPYAMGSFSFDVPYAVFEDYLTEDARNWFGGEIKPAAQTER; encoded by the coding sequence GTGCAAAGCATCAAGACGCCGCAATTCGAATCAACGATCACTGTTGCACCGAAAATCGTCATGGAACCCGGTCTCGGGTCAGATCTCGTGTCCTCCAGTGTAGAGGCCGCGAAAAAGCTTGCCGTGTTTGCTGCCGAAGATGCTGAAGCGTCGCCCGAGTTTTTTCGCCCCTATCTGGTGGATGAACGGTGGGAGGTGACTCTATTCAATTCGACATTTGTGAGCGTGCTGGGCTCGCATTGGATGTTCACAGGTGGGGCGCACGGCAATGTTGATTTCTCGAGCTTCATCTGGCGGCGTCGTGCAAAGGACGAAGCAGAGGGCGGCGGAGAGTATGTGCCGCTTGAAGCCCTGTTTGCCGATGGCATGGGCAAGGATGCTCCGATCTGGGATGTATTAGGCCGCAACCTTCTGGCGCAGTGGGAAGCAGAGTGGGTGAAGCGCATCGGCCAGCCCCTGGGAGAGAATGATGAAGCGTGGCGCGAAAGCGCCAAGCGCGCGTTGGCCTATCACGCGGAATACAAGCCGGTGGCGACGTTGCTTCCCTCAACACAGAGTGAGAAATCCGGCGGCCTTACGTTTCACTATGCGCCCTACATCATGGGTCCCTACGCAATGGGGTCCTTCTCCTTTGATGTGCCTTATGCGGTGTTTGAAGATTATCTCACCGAAGACGCCAGAAACTGGTTCGGGGGTGAGATCAAGCCCGCCGCGCAGACAGAAAGGTAA
- a CDS encoding DUF2339 domain-containing protein, whose translation MIELLLIGCVVYLFIRQRALSKEVARLSAHLSDSTSRDAQPEDGAPVAAAGSTDVADPDPAPLVPQSPEPLSAPAPAAASIAASVTSDDTVEENYQPPKQFVFGSDNMERLGAWLKENWIYVVAALSLTMAGIFLVQYGIETGLLSPTVRVVSALLFGVALIAAGDRIRRRGGDGDEDLTAFLPSLFAGAGIVTLFSAVVAARQLYGLIGPEMAFIGLIAVAAGAIALGWVYGNFLTVIGIGGAVVAPFIVGGDSTDPTWLFYYFALIGAVGLTVDALKRSAWVSVVALALPYAGAILIWLTTYSSGPEFLLFSVVLAAAATCLPMMSVRPQFSGAMLFGPMHSFGPKGWPEFPTRLAAGGILALCGVAFLVAGRDVPSFWLAVAALFVVLMAVSFWLDRSPTLEDLAPPIALAIFAIIGWHGLVDLPVDRAFADAFVGFESPAPWTITWLTGVGLAVTLLAALKSTRSTPFPVIWAFGAAAFAPLVMLSIELAWQPRPHLSDFAWAGHIAAVAAVMAVCANRAGLVDGDMRLRTALYTLAALNMVAFAMAVTLTETALTLGFVALVVSAAWLDRRFDIKVINIFVQLGIVVCGFRLIGHPGIPWAIDTSLLELVIGYVGVIAGLAATWVLLQRRMRQSSIIVAESALWSLIGIFITLLIYRVLEDNNPGEEHWSLSLFAMVWLISAANQFYRLQIDGVMRIVRTVLGIGFAAAGLVMLFLSVTLGNPLFGSIVLGPPLFDTLLIAYAAPAVLIAGVAWRFTHLGQQIRVAMVGLSAFLMVLYAGLEIRRLWQGPSLELSGVLDGEQYSYTIALILLGAALLVLAMLRKSVLIRKIAITVIAVTIAKVFLIDMSGLEGLIRVLSFFALGLALAGLALLNRWMTRSLAADQAAMAQPQATPDAQ comes from the coding sequence TTGATTGAACTTCTTCTCATCGGCTGCGTTGTCTATCTGTTCATCCGGCAGCGTGCGCTGAGCAAGGAGGTTGCGCGCCTGTCTGCTCACCTTTCGGACTCAACGTCTCGTGATGCGCAGCCGGAAGATGGCGCACCGGTTGCCGCTGCGGGCTCCACCGACGTTGCGGACCCCGATCCCGCACCTTTGGTGCCGCAAAGCCCTGAGCCTCTGTCAGCACCTGCGCCTGCTGCGGCATCAATTGCGGCGTCGGTGACTTCCGACGACACGGTCGAAGAGAACTATCAACCGCCAAAGCAGTTTGTGTTCGGCTCCGACAACATGGAGCGGCTGGGCGCTTGGCTGAAAGAAAACTGGATTTACGTGGTGGCAGCGCTGTCGCTCACCATGGCCGGAATCTTTCTCGTTCAGTACGGCATTGAGACAGGTCTGCTGTCGCCGACCGTGCGGGTTGTTTCAGCGTTGCTGTTTGGTGTGGCGCTGATCGCTGCTGGTGACCGCATCCGTCGCCGGGGTGGGGATGGTGACGAGGACCTTACGGCCTTTCTGCCCTCGCTGTTTGCCGGTGCGGGGATTGTGACGCTGTTTTCAGCGGTGGTGGCGGCGCGCCAGCTTTATGGACTCATTGGTCCCGAGATGGCGTTCATTGGTCTCATCGCCGTTGCCGCGGGTGCCATTGCCCTTGGGTGGGTCTATGGCAATTTCCTCACGGTCATCGGCATTGGTGGTGCTGTGGTGGCGCCCTTCATTGTGGGTGGTGACAGTACGGACCCGACCTGGCTGTTCTATTATTTTGCGCTGATCGGTGCTGTTGGTCTCACGGTAGATGCGCTCAAGCGCTCTGCATGGGTGTCGGTTGTGGCGCTGGCGCTCCCCTATGCGGGGGCCATTTTGATCTGGCTGACAACATATTCCTCCGGGCCTGAGTTCCTGCTTTTCTCTGTTGTGCTCGCAGCCGCCGCCACCTGTTTGCCGATGATGTCCGTGCGGCCGCAGTTTTCAGGGGCGATGCTGTTTGGGCCCATGCATTCGTTCGGCCCCAAGGGGTGGCCTGAGTTTCCCACGCGACTGGCGGCGGGCGGCATTCTGGCGTTGTGTGGTGTAGCGTTCCTGGTTGCCGGTCGTGATGTGCCGTCGTTCTGGCTTGCTGTTGCAGCGCTGTTTGTTGTGTTGATGGCTGTCAGTTTCTGGCTCGACCGGTCGCCAACCCTTGAAGATCTGGCGCCGCCGATTGCTCTTGCCATTTTTGCCATCATCGGTTGGCACGGACTGGTGGACCTTCCGGTTGACCGAGCCTTTGCGGATGCCTTTGTGGGCTTTGAAAGCCCGGCACCGTGGACCATCACATGGCTGACCGGTGTTGGCTTGGCGGTCACTCTGCTGGCGGCGCTCAAGAGCACGCGGTCCACGCCTTTTCCAGTGATCTGGGCCTTTGGTGCGGCGGCATTTGCGCCCCTCGTCATGCTGTCCATTGAACTGGCCTGGCAACCTCGCCCGCATCTCAGTGACTTTGCGTGGGCCGGTCATATTGCAGCGGTGGCGGCGGTGATGGCTGTATGCGCCAACCGGGCCGGACTTGTGGACGGCGACATGCGGCTGCGCACAGCGCTCTACACGCTGGCTGCCCTCAACATGGTTGCCTTTGCCATGGCTGTGACCCTTACCGAGACAGCGCTGACACTGGGCTTTGTGGCGCTTGTCGTGTCAGCGGCGTGGCTTGACCGGCGCTTTGACATCAAGGTCATCAACATCTTTGTGCAGCTTGGCATTGTTGTCTGCGGCTTCCGGCTTATCGGTCATCCGGGCATCCCATGGGCGATAGATACGAGCCTCCTGGAACTTGTCATCGGGTATGTCGGTGTGATTGCCGGTCTCGCCGCTACATGGGTGCTGCTGCAGCGACGGATGCGCCAAAGCTCGATCATTGTGGCTGAATCCGCGTTGTGGAGCCTGATCGGCATCTTCATCACGTTGCTGATCTACCGGGTCCTGGAAGACAACAATCCGGGTGAAGAGCACTGGTCGCTGTCGTTGTTCGCCATGGTGTGGCTGATATCAGCGGCCAACCAGTTTTACCGGCTGCAGATAGATGGCGTAATGCGGATTGTCCGAACGGTGCTGGGCATCGGCTTTGCGGCTGCGGGACTGGTCATGCTCTTCCTCTCCGTCACCCTTGGTAATCCGCTTTTCGGCAGCATCGTGCTTGGGCCACCGTTGTTTGACACTCTGCTGATTGCCTATGCGGCACCGGCCGTGCTGATTGCGGGGGTCGCCTGGCGCTTCACTCATCTGGGGCAGCAGATACGCGTCGCAATGGTTGGGCTGTCTGCGTTTTTGATGGTGCTTTATGCGGGGCTTGAGATTCGCCGCCTGTGGCAGGGACCCTCTTTGGAGTTGTCCGGCGTACTGGATGGTGAGCAATACAGCTACACCATTGCCTTGATCCTGCTTGGGGCCGCGCTGCTTGTGCTGGCGATGCTGCGCAAGTCCGTGCTGATCCGGAAGATCGCCATCACGGTGATTGCTGTGACAATTGCCAAGGTGTTCCTGATTGATATGAGCGGCCTTGAGGGCCTGATCCGCGTGCTGTCGTTCTTCGCCCTTGGGTTGGCGCTTGCCGGTCTGGCCTTGCTCAACCGCTGGATGACGCGGTCGCTTGCCGCGGATCAGGCGGCGATGGCACAGCCGCAGGCAACACCGGACGCTCAGTGA
- a CDS encoding thermonuclease family protein, with protein MKRQVSLFGAVILGVLAVGSILLGEEGTDTGVGTATAPIPSGGEASGCAVPPSDASRAFDVIEVVDGDTIVLDDRSEVRMVGIQAPKLPLGRRNFPEWPLAKEARDLAVDIASRRDVVLWSGGSDEDRHGRRLAHTYVRDGQGGTIWFQGEMLRRGLARVYTFPDNRACVADLLAQEAAAREEGLGMWGLDTYRIVNANELDRLNSREGSYELIEGRVREAKNINGRVYLNFGTNYRDDFTVTISPRDMKLFRDAGIDPTDYEGRIVRARGWVRLFNGPSIDATHPEQIEVLR; from the coding sequence ATGAAAAGACAGGTATCACTTTTTGGCGCAGTCATTCTTGGTGTGCTTGCGGTCGGGAGCATTTTGCTCGGAGAAGAGGGCACAGACACGGGTGTTGGAACGGCGACAGCGCCCATCCCTTCGGGGGGGGAGGCATCCGGGTGCGCTGTACCTCCGTCCGATGCAAGCCGGGCCTTTGATGTCATTGAAGTGGTCGATGGCGACACGATCGTGCTGGATGACCGCAGCGAGGTCCGCATGGTGGGCATTCAGGCGCCCAAGCTGCCGCTGGGCCGCCGCAATTTCCCTGAATGGCCGCTGGCGAAAGAAGCGCGGGATCTGGCTGTTGATATTGCGTCCCGGCGCGATGTGGTTCTGTGGTCCGGTGGGTCTGACGAAGACCGGCACGGCCGTCGGCTGGCTCATACCTATGTGCGCGACGGGCAGGGCGGCACCATCTGGTTTCAAGGTGAGATGCTGAGGCGTGGCCTCGCGCGTGTTTATACCTTCCCTGACAACCGGGCCTGTGTCGCTGACCTGCTCGCACAAGAAGCGGCAGCTCGCGAAGAAGGTTTAGGTATGTGGGGCCTTGATACCTACCGCATCGTCAATGCCAATGAGCTTGACCGTCTCAACAGCCGTGAAGGCTCCTATGAGCTGATTGAGGGGCGGGTCCGCGAGGCCAAGAACATCAATGGCCGGGTCTATCTCAATTTCGGCACAAACTACCGCGATGATTTCACCGTCACGATCAGCCCACGCGATATGAAACTCTTCCGTGATGCGGGCATTGATCCGACAGACTATGAGGGCCGCATTGTGCGTGCGCGTGGCTGGGTTCGATTGTTCAACGGCCCCAGCATCGATGCAACGCATCCGGAGCAAATCGAGGTGTTGAGATGA
- a CDS encoding M48 family metalloprotease produces MKAIGRWLGEVVLGRWAFFAAATLSLALIPLAPAQAQISDSERRQGASAHEQIVAQYGGVYDHPEVGPYVARVTTRMAGASSMPNEQFRVTVLNSPVVNAFALPGGYVYVTRGLVALANSEAELASVIGHEIAHVTMRHGQGRQNRAIGAGLLGAVLGVAVGSDLVNQIFSVGASGFLADYSRDQENEADSVGLNMLVMAGYDPFAAPAFLESLGAQSALHAQLRGARYDANRVDWLASHPATGQRVRDTLKQAQDTGVAPGVRAGGEDAHFAAVDGMLHGDDPKEGFVRGQRFIHPDMRFAFEVPDGFTMTNASTSVTARHPSGAQIKFDSAPRRSAGSMAEYLTRVWSRDATLSQIEALDVNGIPAATGITRVKGKDVRLVAYDAGDKENVFRFLFATPPRQTSSLKPGLQEMVRSFTRLNAAEAADVAPRRIEVHTVRRGETVASLAANAAYFTDEEKRFRVLNGLGDGEQVQAGQRVKLVVE; encoded by the coding sequence ATGAAGGCGATTGGGCGGTGGCTAGGTGAGGTTGTTTTAGGGCGCTGGGCTTTCTTTGCCGCCGCTACACTCTCGCTGGCGCTTATCCCTCTGGCGCCCGCGCAGGCGCAGATCAGCGACAGTGAACGCCGCCAGGGTGCAAGTGCTCATGAGCAGATCGTTGCCCAATATGGCGGTGTTTATGATCATCCCGAGGTTGGGCCTTATGTGGCGCGCGTGACAACGCGTATGGCCGGCGCGTCATCGATGCCCAATGAACAATTCCGTGTCACCGTGCTCAACAGCCCGGTGGTCAATGCCTTCGCCCTGCCTGGCGGGTATGTCTATGTGACGCGCGGGCTGGTTGCGCTTGCCAATTCGGAAGCCGAGCTTGCCAGCGTCATCGGCCATGAGATCGCTCACGTCACGATGCGGCATGGACAGGGACGGCAGAACCGGGCCATTGGTGCCGGGTTGCTGGGCGCGGTGCTGGGGGTGGCGGTCGGCAGTGACCTGGTCAATCAGATCTTCAGCGTGGGCGCCTCGGGCTTTCTTGCGGACTACTCGCGTGATCAGGAGAATGAAGCAGACAGTGTCGGGCTCAACATGCTGGTGATGGCCGGGTATGACCCCTTTGCCGCACCCGCGTTTCTGGAGTCGTTGGGGGCACAAAGTGCCTTGCATGCCCAGCTGCGCGGCGCACGATATGACGCAAACCGGGTGGACTGGCTGGCATCGCACCCGGCCACCGGACAGCGCGTGCGTGATACTCTGAAGCAGGCGCAGGACACCGGTGTCGCACCGGGCGTGCGTGCCGGTGGTGAGGACGCTCACTTTGCGGCCGTTGACGGCATGCTCCACGGCGATGATCCCAAGGAAGGGTTTGTGCGTGGGCAGCGCTTCATTCATCCGGACATGCGGTTTGCGTTTGAAGTGCCTGACGGCTTCACAATGACGAACGCGTCCACATCTGTCACAGCCCGGCACCCGTCAGGTGCGCAGATCAAGTTCGACAGCGCTCCGCGCCGCAGCGCAGGCAGCATGGCGGAATATCTGACACGGGTCTGGTCCAGGGATGCAACGCTCAGCCAGATTGAAGCCCTCGACGTGAATGGCATTCCCGCAGCGACGGGCATTACCCGGGTCAAAGGCAAAGACGTGCGGCTTGTGGCCTATGATGCGGGTGACAAGGAGAATGTGTTCCGCTTTCTCTTTGCCACACCGCCGCGCCAGACAAGCAGTCTCAAGCCGGGATTGCAGGAGATGGTGCGCAGCTTCACGCGTCTGAATGCTGCCGAGGCTGCCGATGTCGCCCCGCGGCGCATCGAAGTGCACACGGTCCGACGCGGAGAGACAGTCGCGTCACTGGCGGCAAATGCTGCTTACTTCACCGACGAAGAGAAGCGTTTTCGGGTGCTCAATGGTCTGGGTGATGGTGAACAGGTGCAGGCGGGACAGCGGGTCAAGCTGGTGGTTGAATAG
- a CDS encoding RNA polymerase factor sigma-32: MPATSAVSSQGSERKFIRTAMKAPLLEADHELDLARAWHDHKDEDALHELTSAYMRLVIAMAARFRIYGLPMGDLVQEGNVGLMQAAQRFDPERGVRFSTYASWWIRSSIQDYILRNWSIVRTGTTAAQKSLFFNLRRLRALINDGGSATMSPEGRTFVATQLRVPMRDVENMESRLSASDRSLNAAVPGMDSGEGGSMEWQDLLADERPDPEDETTDAHDADVRRRWLARALETLSERELFIIKRRRLSEDGETLESLGKELGISKERVRQVEHQALNKLRAALLKETDDVDALVDGA, encoded by the coding sequence ATGCCGGCAACGTCTGCAGTTTCGTCTCAGGGTTCTGAAAGAAAATTCATTCGCACGGCCATGAAAGCGCCGTTGCTTGAGGCCGATCACGAACTCGATCTGGCCCGTGCTTGGCATGACCACAAGGACGAAGATGCCCTCCACGAGCTGACATCCGCCTATATGCGCCTGGTGATTGCCATGGCGGCCCGCTTCCGCATCTACGGCCTGCCCATGGGCGACCTCGTGCAGGAAGGCAATGTCGGCCTGATGCAGGCTGCCCAGCGCTTTGACCCGGAACGCGGCGTCCGCTTCTCAACCTATGCCTCCTGGTGGATCCGGTCTTCCATCCAGGACTACATCTTGCGCAACTGGTCGATCGTCCGCACCGGGACGACCGCTGCCCAGAAATCTCTGTTCTTCAATTTGCGTCGCCTGCGCGCCCTCATCAACGATGGCGGAAGCGCGACCATGTCGCCTGAAGGGCGCACCTTCGTAGCGACCCAGCTGCGCGTCCCCATGCGCGATGTTGAAAACATGGAGTCCCGCCTGTCGGCCTCCGACCGGTCGCTCAATGCGGCCGTGCCGGGCATGGATTCAGGCGAAGGCGGCTCCATGGAATGGCAGGACCTGCTGGCCGATGAGCGTCCCGACCCGGAAGACGAAACAACAGACGCCCATGACGCGGATGTGCGTCGTCGCTGGCTGGCCCGGGCGTTGGAGACACTGTCTGAACGGGAACTCTTCATCATCAAGCGTCGCCGCCTGAGCGAAGACGGGGAGACGCTGGAATCCCTTGGCAAGGAACTCGGTATCTCAAAGGAGCGTGTCCGCCAGGTGGAACACCAGGCGCTGAACAAGCTGCGCGCGGCACTCCTCAAGGAAACCGATGATGTTGATGCCCTGGTGGACGGCGCCTAG
- a CDS encoding acyloxyacyl hydrolase — protein sequence MKHLLSGLAVAAMALTTTFGAATSASAESLAEAQPSQVYVGAGFFDISHSSEFASAAFDVGYIPDYNIVWEIRPLVGLMVNTDSAVYGHIGLSRTFFLTDNIVTRIQWGVGAYSQGNSIDLGQAFEFREQLEIGYQFDSGDMISAYVWHLSNADIADKNPGVNTAGIHYSFGF from the coding sequence GTGAAACATCTACTTTCCGGCCTGGCCGTTGCTGCCATGGCGCTCACCACCACCTTTGGCGCGGCAACGTCTGCCAGCGCTGAAAGCCTTGCCGAAGCGCAGCCCTCCCAGGTTTATGTAGGCGCGGGCTTCTTCGACATTAGCCACAGCTCTGAGTTCGCCTCTGCGGCCTTCGATGTGGGCTATATCCCCGATTACAACATCGTCTGGGAAATTCGTCCGCTTGTCGGCCTTATGGTGAACACGGACAGTGCGGTCTATGGCCATATCGGCCTATCACGCACTTTCTTCCTGACCGACAACATCGTCACCCGCATCCAGTGGGGCGTTGGCGCTTACAGCCAGGGCAACTCCATTGACCTTGGTCAGGCCTTCGAATTCCGCGAGCAGCTGGAAATCGGCTATCAGTTCGACAGCGGCGACATGATCTCCGCCTATGTCTGGCATCTGTCCAACGCGGATATCGCCGACAAGAACCCCGGTGTAAACACCGCAGGCATTCACTATTCCTTCGGCTTCTAA
- a CDS encoding alpha/beta hydrolase fold domain-containing protein, with translation MQQASGLDNLGAEVTPATGLPVTGVWIAQPDTRADARIVLYVYGGTFSLNRGPMQEIVACRIATHARARVLLFDYSLAPEQPFPLAIEDVTATYLSLLEQGHDPSKIVVMGDTSGAGIALAALISLRDQQHPMPAGFVALTPLADLTFSGGSYVSNIRSNGSTSDVELIMTLAFDYLQGADPRHPLASPVLADLAGMPEIEIHADVKDVLYDDAIMLAEKLRSTGGKVNLYEWDGLADTWQRLAPLSTQSTAALARIGQFVRKQTGSQAPAGKADADNLITSYQGLIKEFVQPHTRERVDEIFEWSRAHGPEWVWPFIQRRLKHGALVTQDQVERDWLTMLFTEASDGMLLLSASRHILLSNRRARDRLETETPILLKNGRLFGTTEADDEALQTALDALFQASPSHIHRAVRLEGVKGKRGHTGPTLLRGERLQQESEGRGVPPVVLLRLLTPPDTADIDETALVTWYGLSKKEAKLAAAFATGVSLAGFAKDNDVSITTVRTQFANLKAKLGASDQAAVVRQVLQAATHTSFP, from the coding sequence ATGCAACAGGCATCAGGGTTGGACAATCTGGGGGCTGAGGTCACACCGGCGACGGGACTTCCTGTCACCGGCGTTTGGATCGCCCAGCCGGACACGAGGGCTGACGCCCGTATCGTTCTGTATGTGTATGGCGGCACATTTTCGCTCAATCGCGGGCCCATGCAGGAGATCGTCGCTTGTCGCATTGCCACCCATGCCCGGGCCCGTGTCCTGCTGTTTGACTACTCTCTGGCGCCCGAACAGCCCTTCCCCCTTGCCATTGAGGACGTGACAGCCACCTATCTGTCCCTGCTTGAACAGGGCCACGACCCGTCAAAAATCGTCGTGATGGGAGATACGTCCGGCGCCGGCATTGCGCTGGCTGCGCTCATCTCCCTGCGCGATCAGCAGCACCCCATGCCGGCCGGCTTTGTGGCCCTCACCCCACTGGCGGATCTGACTTTCTCCGGCGGCAGCTATGTCAGCAATATCCGCAGCAACGGGTCCACGTCAGACGTGGAACTGATCATGACCCTGGCCTTCGACTATCTGCAGGGTGCCGATCCGCGCCATCCGCTGGCCTCACCGGTTCTGGCGGACCTTGCAGGCATGCCCGAGATTGAAATCCACGCCGACGTCAAAGACGTGCTCTACGACGACGCCATCATGCTGGCTGAAAAACTGCGCAGCACCGGCGGCAAGGTAAATCTCTATGAATGGGACGGGCTAGCCGACACGTGGCAGCGCCTTGCGCCCCTCTCCACCCAGAGCACCGCCGCTCTTGCCCGCATCGGGCAGTTCGTCCGTAAACAGACGGGCAGCCAGGCACCCGCAGGCAAGGCCGACGCTGACAATCTCATCACGTCTTACCAAGGCCTCATCAAGGAATTTGTGCAGCCTCACACGCGCGAACGTGTGGACGAGATTTTTGAATGGTCCCGGGCCCACGGTCCTGAATGGGTCTGGCCTTTCATTCAGCGCCGCTTGAAACACGGCGCGCTGGTGACCCAGGATCAGGTGGAGCGCGACTGGCTGACCATGCTGTTCACCGAAGCATCTGACGGCATGCTTCTGCTCAGCGCCAGCCGGCATATCCTTCTGTCCAACAGGCGCGCCCGCGATCGCCTGGAAACCGAAACGCCGATCCTCCTCAAGAATGGCCGGCTCTTTGGCACAACCGAGGCGGACGACGAGGCCTTGCAGACCGCACTTGATGCGCTTTTTCAGGCCTCCCCCAGTCACATTCACCGGGCCGTGCGCCTTGAAGGCGTGAAGGGCAAGCGTGGCCATACAGGCCCGACACTCCTGCGCGGCGAACGCCTCCAGCAGGAAAGCGAAGGCCGCGGCGTCCCACCGGTGGTCCTGCTGAGATTGCTCACACCGCCCGACACAGCAGACATCGACGAGACAGCACTGGTCACCTGGTACGGCCTGTCAAAAAAGGAAGCAAAGCTCGCTGCCGCCTTTGCGACCGGCGTCAGCCTTGCGGGCTTTGCAAAAGACAATGACGTGTCGATCACCACCGTCCGCACCCAGTTTGCCAATCTGAAGGCCAAACTGGGCGCCAGTGACCAGGCTGCTGTGGTGCGGCAGGTGTTGCAGGCGGCCACCCACACTTCGTTTCCGTAA